A region of Vigna radiata var. radiata cultivar VC1973A chromosome 6, Vradiata_ver6, whole genome shotgun sequence DNA encodes the following proteins:
- the LOC106764684 gene encoding uncharacterized protein LOC106764684 isoform X3, with the protein MLSLSYQVTYLTLAKENKKSYKVFYFNLPAEMIDCIEKVEQVVRIKQKQEEDKAAVKLHSFNPAFKINEAAHKSTKTERMRILRSTSSTRKQARDANESKSPLGTRQSYDGSNI; encoded by the exons ATGCTTTCCCTCTCTTACCAGGTTACATATTTGACATTGGCAAAggagaataaaaaaagttacaaagttttttatttcaatcttcCTGCAGAAATG ATTGACTGTATAGAAAAGGTGGAGCAAGTGGTGAGAATCAAACAAAAGCAGGAAGAAGACAAAGCAGCAGTCAAGCTTCATTCATTTAA TCCTGCTTTCAAGATCAATGAAGCTGCACATAAATCAACTAAAACGGAAAGGATGAGGATCCTTAGGTCTACGAGTTCCACTAGAAAG cAAGCTCGTGATGCAAATGAGTCAAAGTCTCCTTTGGGTACAAGACAATCATATGATGGAAGTAACATTTAG
- the LOC106764684 gene encoding uncharacterized protein LOC106764684 isoform X2, with translation MEGMVTYLTLAKENKKSYKVFYFNLPAEMIDCIEKVEQVVRIKQKQEEDKAAVKLHSFNPAFKINEAAHKSTKTERMRILRSTSSTRKKCEAAQQARDANESKSPLGTRQSYDGSNI, from the exons ATGGAAGGGATG GTTACATATTTGACATTGGCAAAggagaataaaaaaagttacaaagttttttatttcaatcttcCTGCAGAAATG ATTGACTGTATAGAAAAGGTGGAGCAAGTGGTGAGAATCAAACAAAAGCAGGAAGAAGACAAAGCAGCAGTCAAGCTTCATTCATTTAA TCCTGCTTTCAAGATCAATGAAGCTGCACATAAATCAACTAAAACGGAAAGGATGAGGATCCTTAGGTCTACGAGTTCCACTAGAAAG AAATGTGAAGCAGCACAG cAAGCTCGTGATGCAAATGAGTCAAAGTCTCCTTTGGGTACAAGACAATCATATGATGGAAGTAACATTTAG
- the LOC106764684 gene encoding uncharacterized protein LOC106764684 isoform X1, with amino-acid sequence MLSLSYQVTYLTLAKENKKSYKVFYFNLPAEMIDCIEKVEQVVRIKQKQEEDKAAVKLHSFNPAFKINEAAHKSTKTERMRILRSTSSTRKKCEAAQQARDANESKSPLGTRQSYDGSNI; translated from the exons ATGCTTTCCCTCTCTTACCAGGTTACATATTTGACATTGGCAAAggagaataaaaaaagttacaaagttttttatttcaatcttcCTGCAGAAATG ATTGACTGTATAGAAAAGGTGGAGCAAGTGGTGAGAATCAAACAAAAGCAGGAAGAAGACAAAGCAGCAGTCAAGCTTCATTCATTTAA TCCTGCTTTCAAGATCAATGAAGCTGCACATAAATCAACTAAAACGGAAAGGATGAGGATCCTTAGGTCTACGAGTTCCACTAGAAAG AAATGTGAAGCAGCACAG cAAGCTCGTGATGCAAATGAGTCAAAGTCTCCTTTGGGTACAAGACAATCATATGATGGAAGTAACATTTAG